CATCTGCCCTTCGTCGAGCGAGCGGTACCCCTCCGCCTGGATCGCGGAGAAGTGCACGAACACGTCGTCGCCGTCCGGACGAGCGATGAAGCCGTACCCCTTGTCGGGGTTGAACCACTTGACGACTCCAGTGGTCACGAACCTGTACCTCCCTTCCACCCTTGAGTTCAACTCTGAGCCGGACCCCACGCGGACCGGCGGGCAGGGACAGCTCGAACCGCACTGCGGGAAGC
This genomic interval from Actinomycetes bacterium contains the following:
- a CDS encoding cold shock domain-containing protein, which translates into the protein MTTGVVKWFNPDKGYGFIARPDGDDVFVHFSAIQAEGYRSLDEGQMVEFEVTQGPKGLQAANVRMLPPQ